From Etheostoma spectabile isolate EspeVRDwgs_2016 chromosome 19, UIUC_Espe_1.0, whole genome shotgun sequence, the proteins below share one genomic window:
- the myoz2a gene encoding myozenin-2a yields the protein MSQFSTMTTRERKMQAAAICREVQAQEDTEMDLGKKVNAPKDIMLEELSLTSNRGSRLFKMRQRRSEKYTFESIQNENNQKLNNTMVSQTENGSATDSRNGENNVDVDQLPTVPSDRSMVPNPDSIAPGYGGPLKDIPPEKFNRTAVPKSYHSPWEQAIATDPALADTLFTHVPVPEPQPDPPGYKSFNRVATPFGGFGKAPRPAPIKSLQVEPLPDYTELQGDAAGNRPSFNRSALGWVTVGDPVPFPAVSLEPLLIPESEDL from the exons ATGTCACAGTTCTCCACCATGACGACCAGGGAGAGGAAAATGCAGGCGGCAGCAATCTGCAGGGAGGTTCAAGCCCAGGAAG ATACAGAGATGGATCTTGGGAAGAAAGTCAATGCGCCTAAGGACATCATGCTGGAGGAGCTGTCTCTTACCTCAAACCGGGGCTCTCGTCTCTTCAAAATGCGCCAGAGACGCTCAGAAAAATACACTTTTGAGAGCATCCAGAATGAAAACAACCAGAAGCTCAAT AACACAATGGTTTCTCAAACTGAGAATGGGAGTGCCACGGACAGCCGCAACGGCGAGAACAATGTGGATGTCGACCAATTGCCTACTGTGCCATCTGACAGAAGCATGGTGCCAAATCCAGACAGCATTGCCCCGG GGTACGGAGGTCCTTTGAAAGACATCCCTCCAGAGAAGTTCAACCGTACAGCTGTACCAAAGTCCTACCACTCACCCTGGGAGCAGGCCATCGCCACTGACCCAGCCTTGGCTGACACGCTCTTCACCCATGTGCCCGTGCCAGAGCCCCAACCTGACCCACCAGGGTACAAAAGTTTCAACAG ggtggcaaccCCATTTGGTGGCTTTGGTAAGGCACCCAGACCTGCTCCCATCAAGTCCCTCCAGGTGGAACCCCTCCCTGACTACACAGAGCTCCAGGGGGATGCGGCAGGCAACCGACCCTCCTTCAACAGATCTGCTCTGGGGTGGGTAACGGTGGGCGATCCAGTCCCCTTTCCTGCTGTTTCCCTTGAGCCTCTGCTCATCCCTGAGTCAGAGGACCTTTGA